Part of the Listeria innocua genome is shown below.
AAACGCGCGACACAAGTGGGGTACCATACTACTTTAGCTCATGCGCTTGCTGTGAAGGAATTCCACGCACTTGAAATTCCAGAAGGCCAAATCGGTATTATTTTAAACTTAACACCGTCATATCCAAGAAGCCAAAATCCAGCTGATTTAAAAGCGGCTCATATTGCGGATCTAATTTTCAACCGTAGTTTCCTTGACCCAGTAACAAAAGGGGAATTCCCGGCTGACCTTGTAGAAATTATTCGCGAACATGACGCGCTTCCAGAATATACGGAAGAAGATTTGGCGATAATTAAAAACAACATTATTGATATTCTTGGTGTAAACTACTACCAACCGCGTCGTGTGAAAGCGAAAGAATACGCAGCTCACCCGGATGCGCCATTTATGCCAGAACATCTCTTTGATAATTATGAAATGCCTTACCGCAAAATGAATCCGTATCGTGGTTGGGAAATTTTCGAAAGAGCGATTTATGATATTGCAATTAATCTGCGCGATAACTACGATAATATTCCGTTCTTCATTTCTGAAAATGGCATGGGTGTAGAAGGCGAAAGTCGCTACCGTAATGCAGATGGAATGATTGAAGACACGTACCGAATCGATTTCATTAAGAGTCACTTGAAATGGCTGCATAAAGCAATTGAAGAAGGTTCTAACTGTCATGGTTATCATCTTTGGACATTCATGGATTGCTGGAGCTGGGCGAATGCTTACAAAAACCGTTATGGCTTAGTAGAAGTTGATTTAGACAATAATTTCAAACGTACCATAAAAGCATCCGGTCATTGGTACAAAGAACTTTCAGAAAACAATGGTTTTGAAGATTAAATGTGATAAAATAAAAGTATTATGTGTAAAGAGGTGAACTTCCGTGGCTCAGAACCAGACAAAATATAGCTTTATTGCTGAAGAAATCCGCAAAAGAATTATGAATCACGCCTATCCGCTTAATCAACCTATTCCTGATGAGATAACTTTGGCGAAAGAGTTTGATTGTAGTCGAATGACAATGAAAAAAGCACTGGAAGTCCTTGTTCTTGAAGGCTTACTATATCGTAAACGCGGACATGGTACTTTCATTATCAAATCGGCGCTGGACGCGGACCGCTTGCAGATTCATAACCAAGAGGTAAACGGCTTCACTAAACTTTTGAACGGCAAGAAAGTCATTAGCAAAGTAATTGAGTTTAAAGTCATCTTTCCAACAGAAGAAATTGCAGAACGTCTTCATATCGAAATGGAAACGCCAATCTATGATATTCTTCGTGTTCGGCTAGTGAAAGATGAGCCGTATGTGCTAGAACATACGTATATGCCGGTTGGGGTTATCCCAGGTATCAATCAGCAAATTTTAGAAGGTTCGATTTACTCTTATATTCAAGATGAACTGAACCTAAAAATTGCTAGTTCCTACAAACAAATTCGCGCGGATAAAGCGACACTGCTTGATCAGCAATACCTCGACTGCGCTTCTGATGACCCCGTTGTCGAAGTAGAACAAACCGTTTATTTAAACAACGGTCTCGCGTTTGAGTTTTCCAGATCGCGCCACCGTTATGATAAATTCGTGTTTACTACCGTTAATATTGCTAGACGTTGAAAAGACGCTAGACAAAGTGAGCAATCATTTTGTCTAGCGTCTTTTTTGAATATCTAAGCAGTTTAAGTTCAATTCTATACAAAAGAATGGGTTTGTTCACAAAATAGACATATTTACACGATTGATAATAATTTAGGATTCTTGTATAATATTTAACCCAATTACGCACAAATTTTAAATATAGTTCTACCGTTTAGGCTATATGGAACTGTGGAAAGAAATAATATTACTCCTAGTATAAGATTATTTAAATAGTTTAAAGAAATCATTTTTGTTCACAAAATTGACACATTTCACCTCGTTGATAATGTTTTTTGCCTAATATATAATTGTTGAGCTCAATTAAGTGCAAGATTAGTACTCCTTTTGATAGGAGTGTGAGCAGTTAAAATGAGAAATTAGTTATATGAGGAGGGATAGTACTATGAAGAAAAAATACTTTCTTTGCGTATTCGCAGTAATATTATTTTTCACAGGTTTTCTTTTTGGAAATTCACCGGTGAATGCTGCTGAAACTGATACAAGCAATGTGACGTATAATTACATTGATATCAGCACATTAACAGAAACGCAAAAAAATAGTATTATCAAAGGAAATCCAAACGAGACACTTACAAATGATTATGAAAATTATTCCTTTGTGTATCAAAAAAACACATCAGAACCAACTACAAATACAGATAATACTTCTGACAATAATAAAAATCAAAATGGGACACTATTAAAAGCGGGAGATGTTGGCCCAAATAGTTATTTAATCATCCTAGGGTTTATTTTATTCGGAAGTGGTATTGGACTTCTTACATTGAAAAAAAGACACGCCAGACAGCTGCTAGTATTTCTTGTTCTCCTTGGCGGTAGTAGTTTGTTAGTTGGGTCGATTGTCCAAGCAACAGAAAATAGTAACTTAAAAACTCAAGAATCTCAAACAGTTGCAAAAGGAACGAAAGAAACGAAACAACCCGAATCAATGGAAGGGTATACGTATGTAGGATATATACACACAAGTAAAAATAATACACCGCCCGTAGTTGAAAAAGGGACTGTAACTGTAAACTATCAGGATGAACAAGGAAATTCACTGGCGACTAGTGAAACACTCGAAGGCGACATTGACCAACCATATCAGACTGCAACGAAAAATATTGAGGGATACCAATTAAAAGAAGTGAACGGAAATACAACAGGAACTTTTACAGAGAAAGCGCAAGTTGTTACTTATGTTTATCAAAAAGTGCCTTTAGCTACCGTAACTGTTAAATACCTCGATCAAGATGGAAACAAAATCCATGATCCACAAACAATTAGCGGTAATATTGGCGAACCATATGATGCTTCAACAGATAAATACAAATTACAAATTGATGGATACACATTAGATACAACGAAACTGCCAAACAATGCAAATGGTACTTTCACTAATCAAGCTATAGAAGTAACGTATATCTATACGAAAGAAGCGCAAGATGTTAAAATAACAATTAAATTTGTTGATAGCAATGGGGATCCATTTGTTTTAACGGATTTAACAACTTATAAAAACGGCGATTTAGTACCTATTTATCCTAATTTAGACCAATATCATATGAGATTAAATTACAATCAAGAAATTTATAATCAAGGTGAAGCGGTGCCTGATATTGTTATTCCAGCTAAAGAAGGGGAAACATATTCGTTACCGGAAAGAATGACCTTTAATATACTGGATGATCAAGGGAAACAAATCCCCTACGTTATTTCGCAAAATGCCGATCTCAGTAGTACCGGGATTGAGAGGTGGGAAAACTACCAAAGTATACCAACCAATCGCGAAGGAACACTGACTAGCGAAGATGTGGTGGTTACGTATCAGATACTTGTTTATGGGGTTATGATTCCTGAGCCATAAGTAAATCAAATTATTCGATAATAAAAAAGCAATCTCGTCTAGAGATTGCTTTTTTAAATACGTTCTTTACGTCCACGAAATGCCCTAATACTATGATTGAATACTTCCGAGAGCATTAATCCCGCTGCTATAGCGCCAGCAACCACTGTAACTTGTACAGAAAAACCAATTGCTTCCGTATAATCACCTAACACAAAATTGCGCACAGCTTGGTAAGCGAGGCCCCCGGGAACGAGTGGCACAATTCCGGGAACGTTAAATATCGTAATCGGCATTTTTTTATGTTTTGCAAAAAAGTGACTCAGAATTGCGACGACGAAAGCGCCGGCGAGGGAAGACGCCCCTGTTCCAGAATCCATTTGCATCAAAGTCCAATAAGCCATCCAGCCAAATGTTCCTGTAATCCCGCAAGCATTCAGCGCTCTTTTTGGCACATTTGTAATAATCGCAAACGTCACCGTCGCAACGTAACTCAGCACTAATTGAATAATAATAGTCCAAACTAAATCCATTATAGCGCCTCCTTTATAAGAAAAAGCGGAAAACAACCGCGATTCCAATTCCTATTGCACAAGAAGTAAGTAGCGCTTCCGTTCCGCGTGCCATTCCACTAAGCAAATGCCCAGCAATCAAATCTCGAACCGCATTCGTAATCGGCACCCCGGGAACAAGCGGCATCACGCCACCAATAATCATCGTATCTAAATTAATTCCCCAACCAATCGAAATCGTCAAAACAGCTAAAAGCCCAACACTCAATGAAGCTAAAAATTCCGCGAGAAACTTTACCTTCATAAAAATCTGCGTATAGTAAAAAATGATAAAACCAATCGCACCAATGATACAAGTTGGAATAAAATCAAACCAACCACCGCCAAAAATAACCATCAACGATCCACTAACAAGTGAGGCAGCAATAATTTGCAACCAAATAGGGAAGTAGCGAACATCTTTATCTAAATTAACGAGTTTTGTATGTAATTCTTTTAAGGAAATTCTCTTTTCAGCGAAATCCCTGGAAAATTCATTGACCATAGATACTTTTTCTAAATTAATTGTTCGTGTTGGGATTTGCTGTAATTGTACATTACGCTCACCTTCAAGTGACATAAAAAGCCCAGTTGGCGTCACGAAACTAATCCCTTTTTTATTACTAGCGATGGTGGCGATGCGGTTCATAGTATCTTCCACACGATACATTTCTGCACCACTTTCCATCATTATTTTACCGGCCATCAAACATGTTTCCAGTAAATAATCTGTTGTTTCATTCGACATAACTAAGCACCTCCAACCCTTTAGTACTTCTCAATCGTAACGCAATCAATCCAAAAATTCTAGTAGGAAGGGCGCTTTTTTTGAATTCACGATTGTTTCAATGTAATTTGGGGTAAATATTTGATAGTATGGTAGATATAGATTCGGAAAGGATAAGGATTATTTTGGCAAATATTGAATATGAAATCATAGAAGAAATAGGCGTATTATCCGAAAATGCACGTGGTTGGCGGAAGGAATTAAACAAAGTAAGCTGGAACGGTCGTCCGCCTAAATATGACATCCGCGACTGGTCAGAGGATCATGAAAAAATGGGAAAAGGGATTACACTAACTGATGAAGAGGCAGAAGCACTAAAAAAACTGTTAGATTAAGGGCTGGTGTAAAGAAATGAAAATGTATGCGTATGATATTTATGAGCCAATTGGGAGAAAAGATGGGGAGATTTTTCCAGTGATATTCGCACTTCACGGTTTTGGTGGAGACGAACTTGATATGGCGGGCCGATTAGAATTATTAATGGACCGCTTTGTAGTAGTTTCTATGCGTGGTGATGTGGAATATGGACCAACTTATGGATTTTATCATATGGTAACAGAGGGCGATCCAAATGCGCGTGAGGTTGATTATACAAGCTTACGGGTAGCAGAATTTATCGATGAGGTTTGTAATGATTATGTCTCCATTGATAAAAATCAAATCTTCCTTGTTGGATTTGATCAAGGAGCCGTTTTAACAATCTCTATAATGCAAAGTTATGGAGGGCAATATAAAGCTGCTGCGCTACTTAGTGGTCGTTTGCCACATTATTTGGAAGAAAGACCCGCTAATTTAATGCTAAAAGATAAACGTATTTTTATCGGTCATGGCATTGAGGATGCAGTTATTCAAATAGCCGAAGCAGAAGAAATTGCTCAGTTTTTCCAGAAAATGGGTTGTAATGTAGAAAAACATAGTTATTTTGTAGGCCATAATGTTAACGAAGCTGAAGAAGACGACTTATACAGCTGGTTTGAAAGTTTCTTGCCAAACCAAAATCAGCCAGTAAAAAAATAATAACAAAACAGCGACCAAGCAATTGGTCGCTGTTTTTTATTTATCCAAAGTGAGGAAAAGAACTTTTAAATAATTCCCTTCAGGAAAGTTTTTATTTACTGTGAAGTCTGCTGGAAGTGAGTGCGTTTCGACAATTTTATAAGTGCGATCGCTTGTTTGAAACGCTTCGGCAATTAGTTTTTTAAATGCTTTCATCCCAAATCCGGCGTAGTTTGTAGAAGCAATAATGGTGCCATTTGGAGCAGTAATATCAATAATTTCACGGAGCATAGCTGGGTAATCTTTTGCAGCGCGGAAGGTTACTTTTTTAGTGCGCGCAAAGCTCGGTGGGTCAACAACGACTAAATCAAAAGTTAGTTTTTTCCGTAAAGCATATTTAAAATAGTGAAAAACATCTTCTACGATAATATCCTGAGAATTTGGATCTAGTCCATTTACTTCTAACTGTTCTTTTGTTTTACTAAGTGACCGTCCAGCAACATCCACACTGGTGGTTTTACTAGCACCACCAAATAGAGCTGCTACGGAAAACGCTCCAGTATAAGAAAAAGTGTTTAGGACGTTTTTGGAAACAGCATAGTCTTCACTTATTCTTCTCCGTACGTCTCGCTGATCAAGAAAAATTCCAGTCATCCAACCATCATCTAAATAAGTAGCATAGTTAATGCCATTTTCTTTAATAATCAGCGGGAAAGTAGCTTTTTGACCAGCGACAAAATCATCTTTTGTATCTTCTTGGAAACGTCTTTTTTCGTAAATACCTTTAACTTCTGGAAAAGATAAGAAAATCTCTAAAATCATTTTTTGGAAAGAGTATACGCCGAGGCTATACCACTGAATCACAAGGTAGCCGTCATAAAAGTCAGCAGTGAAGCCGCCAAAGCCATCACCTTCACCGTTGAAAATTCGAAAAGCTGTAGTTGAATCATCTGCAAATAAAAATTGACGCTTTTCGATAGCTGCTGTAATTACAGTTGTTAAAAAGTGCTCATCAAGTTGCTGTTGTTTATCCCAGGTGAAAAGCCAGCCATCGCCTTTATTTTGTTTTCCGTGATACCCACGAGCTATAAATTGACCATTCGTATCTATTAATTCTACTAGGTCGCCTTCCTGTAGATCTTTTGGCCATTTTTCGAAACGTTCTTTTAGAATTAAAGGATAGCCTTCTTTATAGCCTTTTGTAAACTTAGGAAATAGTTTTAGTTTTATCGAGTTTTTCATCATGCACCGTCTTTCATTAAGATAAAATTTCCAACAAAAAACCTGTGAAGCGAACTTCCTGCTCCACAGGTTACTTTAAATTATTAATTAATTATACGCGACCGAATCCAACTAGGAATTTACCCCAGCCAGCGCCGTGGATATTATCATACTTAACGCCATTGTCTTGCGCGTTAATCATTTGACCATTACCAACGTAAATACCAACGTGAGAAATTCCGCTACCATAGTCAAAGAATACTAAATCACCAGGTTTTGCTTGTGATTCGGAAATTCTTGTAGTGCTAGCGTATTGTGCGCCAGAAGTACGTGGAAGAGAAATTCCAGATTTAGCGAATACATATTTAGTGAAACCGGAGCAATCAAATGTAGTTGGTCCGTTACCACCCCAAGAGTAAGCTTTTCCAAGATGTTTTTGAGCTTCAGCGATTAAAGCACTTGCGCTCGCATTGTTAGTGGAACCTTGGTTTGTGTTAGTATTCGTGTTCGTGTTAGTATTTGTGTTTGTGTTTTTTGATGGTGTGCTTGCATTTGTATTGTTGTTTGTTGTGTTTGTTTTATTTGTGTTAGTAGACGGAGCAGGAGCTGGTTTCGCAGCTTGAGTTGGTGCTTTAGTAGTTGTTTGTTGTTCCGTTGCAGTTTCTTTTTTCTCAGTAGTAGCAGTATTCGCATTTGAATTTTCTTTTACTGCTGGAGCTGTTTGTTTTTCAGCTGCAGGAGCTTGAGTTTTTGTTTCTGCTTTTGGAGCTACTGTTTTAGTTGGTTGTTTAATAGCTAATTTTTGACCTACATAAATAGAAGAAGAAGATAAATTATTCCATGACATAATATCTTGAACAGAAACACCGTACTTCACGGATAATGCCCAAATTGTGTCGCCGCTTTTAACGTTATGTGTAGTAGCATTTTGGTCTACTACTGGAGCTTCTTTAGTTTCAGCTGCTTTTGGTGCAGGAGCAGTTTGTTGTGTAGTTGGTTGTTTTACTTCTGTTTTTGCTTCTGTAGCAGGTTTAACTTGTTGTGTCGTTTCTTTTTTCACTTCTTGTTTAACAACTGGAGTGCTAGTTGCTTTGTCTGTTAAGTATTTACCGTTAACGTAACCAGTTTTTCCATCATTGTAAGTAATTTTGTGCCAACCGTTTGATTCTGTTGTTTCAACAGTTACTTTGGTTCCACCTTTAATGGAAGTAAGAATGCTGTGGTCAACTCCAGCGCCAGAACGTACATTAAGCCAAGTTGCGCTAACAGATTTCTCTGCTTTTTCTTCAGTAGCAACCTCGTTTACTTGTAGTTTTTGACCTGGTACGATTTTATCAGTGGTTAAATTGTTTGCTTTTTTAATGGCGTCAACAGTAGTCCCTTTGCTCTGAGCGATACCCCAAAGTGTATCTCCAGCTTCAACTACTACTGTGCTTGCGGATGCGATAGTTGGTGCAGCAAATGCTGTAACCGCAATCCCAGCTGTAGCCGCGATAGTTGCTTTTTTCATATTCATAAAACTCCTCTCTTTTTTTCAGAAAATCTCAGTACGCAATTAGTAATTGAGAATTAATTTTATAGTGATTAATACTTAGTTTACCCAGTTTTTACGCAAAAAACAAATAGATAAAAGCTGTTATAAAGAGAGATAGCGGACTATACCAACTATTTGTAATGAAACTGTAACAATTAAAAAGCGAACGTGCATTCTTAGGGCTTGAGATGTACTGCTGGGGAGTCCTTTAAGGTGTAAGTAAGATATGAACAAAAAGCAACAACTTTCGCTATGGGAAACCTATTGCTTTTTGTTAATAGAAAAATTTAATACATTTGTAATATTATTCTCATCAGTTTTTCCTTTTTTCTAAACCTGAAATAAATTGCCAGATGACTTTGTGTTATTCTATAATAGAAGGTATGGAGGATATTATATAATGAGACAGAATTATGATGATCGCAAAATTGTGAAACAGTATCGAGAAATAGCCCGTCAAATCGTTAGAAAAGAGGGCTTATATAAAAATATGGACCAAGATGAACTTCGCGAACAAACGAATTTTTGGCGCGAAAAATTCAAGACAAAACCAATGACTGAACGAGATAAGATTAATATTTTTGCATTAGCAAGAGAAGCGGCAAGTAGAATTATTGGTTTGGATGCCGTGGTCGTTCAATTAATTGGTGCGCTTGTTCTTGGTGATGGCAAAGTGGCAGAAATGAAAACCGGTGAAGGTAAAACATTGATGTCTTTATTTGTGATGTTTATCGAAGTGATGCGTGGCAACCGTGTTCACCTTGTTACTGCGAATGAATATTTAGCAAGACGGGACCGGGAAGAAATCGGACAAGTGTTAGAATATCTAGGTATTTCAGTTGCTTTAAACGAATCTGGTTTGGATAAAGATCAGAAAAAAGCGATTTATACAGCAGATGTCATTTATGGAACAGCTTCTGAATTTGGTTTTGATTATTTACGTGATAATATGGTCCGTCAAAAAGAAGATAAGGTACAAAGTGGACTTGATTTTGTTTTAATCGATGAGGCAGATTCCATTTTAATAGATGAAGCAAGGACTCCTTTACTTATTTCTGATCGTAAAGAAGAAGATTTATCGCTTTATCAAACGGCAAATGAACTCGTGCAAACGATGATGAAAGATGATTATGAAATAGAAGAACATAAGCGTTTTGTCTGGTTGAATGATGCGGGGATTGAAAGAGCTCAAAAATTTTGGGGCGTTGAATCACTTTATTCCGCGGAAGCACAGGTGGAACTTCGAATTACAATGCTTCTAATGCGTGCTCATTTTTTGATGCATAAAGATAAAGACTATGTCGTTCTTGATGGGGAAGTTTTAATTATCGACCCGCATACTGGTCGCGCGCTTCCAGGTCGTCGCTTTAATGATGGACTTCACCAAGCTATTGAAGCAAAAGAAGGCGTGGAAGTAAAAGAAGAATCGCGCACGCTTGCGACAATTACAATTCAAAACTATTTCCGAATGTATAAGAGACTCTCTGGTATGACAGGTACGGCGAAAACCGAAGAAGAAGAATTTCGGCAAATTTACAATATGGATGTTGTCGTAATACCAACAAATTTACGCGTCAATCGTGAAGATATGCCCGATGACATTTTTTATACGAAAAAGGAAAAAGGAAGAGCGATTGTTTATGAAGTTTCTTGGCGTTATGAAAAAGGTCAGCCAACACTAATCGGAACTTCTTCTATTAAAAGTAACGAGTGGATTAGTAGTCTGCTTGATGCTGCAGGAATTCCTCACCAAGTTTTAAATGCTAAAAACCACGCCCAAGAAGCGGAAATTATTGCCAAAGCCGGGAAACGTGGCATGGTAACTTTAGCAACGAATATGGCTGGACGAGGAACGGATATAAAGTTAGATCCGGATGTTCATAAACTCGGTGGATTAGCAGTAATCGGGACAGAACGCCACGAGAGTCGTCGTATTGATTTACAGTTAATGGGGCGTTCAGGTAGACGTGGTGACCCCGGTTTTAGTAAGTTTATGATTTCATTAGAAGATGATTTATTAGAGCAGTTTGAAAGTAAGAGTTGGGAAAAACTGTCTACGAAACTTAAGCGTAAAGCACCTCGTGATGGAAAACCTGTTAACTCGCGTAAAATTCACTCTGTCATTGTAGATGCTCAAAAACGTTTAGAAGGTGCAAATTACGATATTCGGAAAGATTTGCTTTCTTACGATGAAGTAATCGATTTACAACGGAAAATGGTTTATAAAGAGCGCGATCAACTGTTAGAACGAAATAAACTAGGTGTTTCTTCTGAAAAAATTCTTCGAGAAGTCGCGGAATATTCATTTATTCATCCACTTGAACTTGAGGAAGAAGAGCTGGAGAAATACTATAGTCGTCAAAAAGAATTACTTGGTGGCACTAAATTCCCAATTTCCTTCGATCAAGTGACATTAATGGACCCAGTTGAGGTTGTGGAAGAAATAGTTGCTTGGCATAAGAAAGAACGTAATAAATTCCCAGTTGAAACAATTACTGCAATTGAAAAAGAAGTGTATTTAAACTTGATGGACCAAATGTGGGTAATGCATCTTGACGCTATGGTTCAATTACGGGAAGGAATTCATTTACGCGCATATGGACAGCAAGATCCGCTCGTTATGTATCAAAAAGAAGGTGCTCAATTATTTGAGAAATTCCAAGCTGACTATCATTTCTATTTTGCACATGCTTTACTTGAATTAGATCCAGATGGATTGATTCAAGGATAAATTACAACTTACGCCTGATTTTTTTCAAATTTATGGGTAATTTAGTGAGAACGAGGGTATTAACCTATATAATAGTAACAAACAAAAATAAATTTAGACAAAAGAAGGTGGAAAAGTGAAGGGGACATTAACAAAATTCAAACAGTTTTTTATTGAGAACAAGTTTGTACTAGGACTATTAATTTTCTTGCTAGTAGCGCTTGATATTTATGTATTAACAAAGATTGCCTTTATTTTTGATCCACTAATGGTAATTCTTAAAACCGTTGCTGCGCCAATTATTTTAGCGGGAATTTCCTATTACTTATTTAACCCAATAATTGACTGGCTTGAGAAAAAAAAGTGGAAGCGAGGCTGGGCAATTGCCTTGTTATACTTAGTAATTATCGGTTTAATCATTCTATTATTTAGTTTTGTTATTCCAGCAGTGAAAGATCAAATTGTTAGCTTATTTAAATCTTTCCCAGGTTATTGGGATCAAATCACCCAAAAATTTGACGAATTTAGTCGTTCGAGCTTGTTTGATCAAATAAAAGATAAATTAAGCACTAATATGAGCGATATTATGAAAACTCTTTCGACTAAAGGAACTTCCGTTATTAATAGCGCGATTACAAGTATTGGAAGTATTGTTGGAACGGTTACCGAAGTTGTACTAGCAATTGTAACTACACCGCTTGTATTATTTTACTTATTAAAAGATGGGAAAAAATTACCGGATTTCCTATTAAAAATGTTGCCTGTAAATGGTCGTGCGCATACTCGCCAAGTACTTGGTGAAGCAAACCACCAAATTAGTTCTTATATTCGTGGACAAATTATTGTTAGTTTATGTATTGGTATTCTGTTATTTATCGGTTATTTAATTATTGGCTTACCATATGCATTAACGCTTGCGATCATTGCCGCATGTACTAGCATTGTTCCATATTTAGGACCAGCAATCGCAATTACACCAGCTATTATTATCGCAATTGTAACTTCTCCTTGGTTATTAATTAAATTAATTATTGTATGGTGTGTTGTTCAATTATTAGAAGGTAAATTTATTTCGCCTCAAGTAATGGGTAAAACATTAAAAGTACACCCTATTACAATTTTATTCGTTATTTTAGTAGCCGGAAATCTTTTCGGTATACTCGGAGTTATCTTTGCAGTACCAGGTTATGCTGTGCTTAAAGTAGTTGTAACACATGTATTTATTTGGTTCAAACGAGTTTCAGGGCTTTACGGAGAACAACCTGAGAGTGAGTATGTTGTAACGCCTCCTGAAGAAAAAGAATAAAACTAACAAGAGTTCTATTAGTTAGAAAGGTATTTTCTAGCTTAATAGGGCTCTTTTTTTGATGATTA
Proteins encoded:
- a CDS encoding threonine/serine exporter family protein; the protein is MDLVWTIIIQLVLSYVATVTFAIITNVPKRALNACGITGTFGWMAYWTLMQMDSGTGASSLAGAFVVAILSHFFAKHKKMPITIFNVPGIVPLVPGGLAYQAVRNFVLGDYTEAIGFSVQVTVVAGAIAAGLMLSEVFNHSIRAFRGRKERI
- a CDS encoding threonine/serine exporter family protein, with protein sequence MSNETTDYLLETCLMAGKIMMESGAEMYRVEDTMNRIATIASNKKGISFVTPTGLFMSLEGERNVQLQQIPTRTINLEKVSMVNEFSRDFAEKRISLKELHTKLVNLDKDVRYFPIWLQIIAASLVSGSLMVIFGGGWFDFIPTCIIGAIGFIIFYYTQIFMKVKFLAEFLASLSVGLLAVLTISIGWGINLDTMIIGGVMPLVPGVPITNAVRDLIAGHLLSGMARGTEALLTSCAIGIGIAVVFRFFL
- a CDS encoding YdbC family protein encodes the protein MANIEYEIIEEIGVLSENARGWRKELNKVSWNGRPPKYDIRDWSEDHEKMGKGITLTDEEAEALKKLLD
- a CDS encoding alpha/beta hydrolase translates to MYAYDIYEPIGRKDGEIFPVIFALHGFGGDELDMAGRLELLMDRFVVVSMRGDVEYGPTYGFYHMVTEGDPNAREVDYTSLRVAEFIDEVCNDYVSIDKNQIFLVGFDQGAVLTISIMQSYGGQYKAAALLSGRLPHYLEERPANLMLKDKRIFIGHGIEDAVIQIAEAEEIAQFFQKMGCNVEKHSYFVGHNVNEAEEDDLYSWFESFLPNQNQPVKK
- a CDS encoding class I SAM-dependent rRNA methyltransferase — protein: MKNSIKLKLFPKFTKGYKEGYPLILKERFEKWPKDLQEGDLVELIDTNGQFIARGYHGKQNKGDGWLFTWDKQQQLDEHFLTTVITAAIEKRQFLFADDSTTAFRIFNGEGDGFGGFTADFYDGYLVIQWYSLGVYSFQKMILEIFLSFPEVKGIYEKRRFQEDTKDDFVAGQKATFPLIIKENGINYATYLDDGWMTGIFLDQRDVRRRISEDYAVSKNVLNTFSYTGAFSVAALFGGASKTTSVDVAGRSLSKTKEQLEVNGLDPNSQDIIVEDVFHYFKYALRKKLTFDLVVVDPPSFARTKKVTFRAAKDYPAMLREIIDITAPNGTIIASTNYAGFGMKAFKKLIAEAFQTSDRTYKIVETHSLPADFTVNKNFPEGNYLKVLFLTLDK
- a CDS encoding invasion associated endopeptidase, which produces MKKATIAATAGIAVTAFAAPTIASASTVVVEAGDTLWGIAQSKGTTVDAIKKANNLTTDKIVPGQKLQVNEVATEEKAEKSVSATWLNVRSGAGVDHSILTSIKGGTKVTVETTESNGWHKITYNDGKTGYVNGKYLTDKATSTPVVKQEVKKETTQQVKPATEAKTEVKQPTTQQTAPAPKAAETKEAPVVDQNATTHNVKSGDTIWALSVKYGVSVQDIMSWNNLSSSSIYVGQKLAIKQPTKTVAPKAETKTQAPAAEKQTAPAVKENSNANTATTEKKETATEQQTTTKAPTQAAKPAPAPSTNTNKTNTTNNNTNASTPSKNTNTNTNTNTNTNTNQGSTNNASASALIAEAQKHLGKAYSWGGNGPTTFDCSGFTKYVFAKSGISLPRTSGAQYASTTRISESQAKPGDLVFFDYGSGISHVGIYVGNGQMINAQDNGVKYDNIHGAGWGKFLVGFGRV
- a CDS encoding GntR family transcriptional regulator, translated to MAQNQTKYSFIAEEIRKRIMNHAYPLNQPIPDEITLAKEFDCSRMTMKKALEVLVLEGLLYRKRGHGTFIIKSALDADRLQIHNQEVNGFTKLLNGKKVISKVIEFKVIFPTEEIAERLHIEMETPIYDILRVRLVKDEPYVLEHTYMPVGVIPGINQQILEGSIYSYIQDELNLKIASSYKQIRADKATLLDQQYLDCASDDPVVEVEQTVYLNNGLAFEFSRSRHRYDKFVFTTVNIARR
- a CDS encoding glycoside hydrolase family 1 protein, which codes for MTYKFPDNFWWGSAASGPQTEGAANVDGRKPSIWDHWYKIEPGRFFNDVGPTNTSNFYYQYKEDIALMKQTGHNSFRTSIQWSRLIPDGIGEVNPKAVDFYNRVIDEMLANNVEPFMNLYHFDMPMSMQEKGGFESREVVDAYATFAKTCFELFGDRVKHWFTFNEPIVPVEAGYLYDMHYPNVVDFKRATQVGYHTTLAHALAVKEFHALEIPEGQIGIILNLTPSYPRSQNPADLKAAHIADLIFNRSFLDPVTKGEFPADLVEIIREHDALPEYTEEDLAIIKNNIIDILGVNYYQPRRVKAKEYAAHPDAPFMPEHLFDNYEMPYRKMNPYRGWEIFERAIYDIAINLRDNYDNIPFFISENGMGVEGESRYRNADGMIEDTYRIDFIKSHLKWLHKAIEEGSNCHGYHLWTFMDCWSWANAYKNRYGLVEVDLDNNFKRTIKASGHWYKELSENNGFED
- a CDS encoding MucBP domain-containing protein translates to MKKKYFLCVFAVILFFTGFLFGNSPVNAAETDTSNVTYNYIDISTLTETQKNSIIKGNPNETLTNDYENYSFVYQKNTSEPTTNTDNTSDNNKNQNGTLLKAGDVGPNSYLIILGFILFGSGIGLLTLKKRHARQLLVFLVLLGGSSLLVGSIVQATENSNLKTQESQTVAKGTKETKQPESMEGYTYVGYIHTSKNNTPPVVEKGTVTVNYQDEQGNSLATSETLEGDIDQPYQTATKNIEGYQLKEVNGNTTGTFTEKAQVVTYVYQKVPLATVTVKYLDQDGNKIHDPQTISGNIGEPYDASTDKYKLQIDGYTLDTTKLPNNANGTFTNQAIEVTYIYTKEAQDVKITIKFVDSNGDPFVLTDLTTYKNGDLVPIYPNLDQYHMRLNYNQEIYNQGEAVPDIVIPAKEGETYSLPERMTFNILDDQGKQIPYVISQNADLSSTGIERWENYQSIPTNREGTLTSEDVVVTYQILVYGVMIPEP